One region of Flavobacterium sp. KACC 22763 genomic DNA includes:
- the purU gene encoding formyltetrahydrofolate deformylase, with the protein MQKITILIHCKDQKGIIAAVTTFIAKVEGNITYIDQHVDVEQNVFFMRLECEFTNQGSNIENIKEEFSKTIAADFDMSWDLYNQEQKPKMALFVSKYDHCLFDILGRYSADELGVEIPMIISNHNDLRSIAERFDIPFHYVPFTKDNKEEGEARQIELLKRYQINFIVLARYMQIVTPKVISLYENKIINIHHSFLPAFPGAKPYHSAFKRGVKIIGATSHYVTEELDEGPIIEQDIARVSHIHSVEDFIMKGRDLERIVLARAIKLHAERKTMVYSNKTVVFS; encoded by the coding sequence ATGCAAAAAATTACCATACTCATTCATTGTAAAGACCAAAAAGGAATTATCGCCGCAGTGACTACTTTTATAGCTAAGGTAGAAGGAAACATTACCTACATCGACCAGCATGTTGATGTAGAGCAGAATGTATTTTTTATGCGTTTAGAATGTGAATTTACCAATCAAGGCAGTAATATTGAAAACATAAAAGAAGAATTCAGCAAAACCATTGCTGCCGACTTCGATATGTCTTGGGATTTGTACAATCAGGAGCAAAAGCCCAAAATGGCTTTGTTTGTGTCTAAATACGATCACTGTTTATTTGACATTTTAGGACGTTACAGTGCCGATGAATTGGGTGTGGAGATTCCGATGATTATAAGCAATCATAACGATTTGCGATCTATTGCTGAGCGTTTTGACATTCCGTTTCACTATGTTCCTTTTACAAAAGACAACAAAGAAGAAGGCGAAGCAAGACAAATTGAGCTTTTAAAAAGATACCAGATCAATTTTATTGTTTTGGCGCGCTACATGCAGATTGTGACTCCAAAAGTGATTTCGCTTTACGAAAATAAAATCATCAATATTCACCATTCGTTTTTACCTGCTTTCCCAGGTGCAAAGCCTTATCATTCGGCTTTTAAACGCGGTGTAAAAATTATTGGAGCTACAAGCCATTACGTAACAGAAGAATTAGACGAAGGTCCAATCATCGAACAAGATATTGCAAGAGTTTCCCATATTCATTCTGTAGAAGATTTTATCATGAAAGGCCGCGACTTGGAGCGTATCGTTTTAGCAAGAGCCATTAAACTGCACGCTGAAAGAAAAACGATGGTTTACAGCAATAAGACGGTGGTTTTTTCTTAG
- a CDS encoding Dps family protein, with product MSPNIGITPKNLKKSASILATILSNEMTLYVKTRKFHWNISGNSFMELHKLFEEQYRVLEAQIDEVAERINQLGEKTIGTMKEFIDNSTLKESPKEYASQKDMLSELLENHEQLVTEFRNYIPVFENETNDAGSADFVTGLLQEHEKMAWILRRYQV from the coding sequence ATGAGCCCAAATATCGGAATTACACCAAAGAACTTAAAAAAGAGCGCTTCTATACTGGCTACAATTTTATCAAACGAAATGACTTTGTATGTAAAAACAAGAAAATTTCACTGGAACATTTCTGGAAACAGTTTTATGGAACTGCATAAATTGTTTGAAGAGCAATATCGCGTTCTTGAAGCCCAAATTGATGAAGTGGCCGAACGTATTAATCAATTGGGAGAAAAAACAATTGGAACCATGAAGGAGTTTATTGATAATTCGACCTTAAAAGAATCTCCAAAAGAATATGCTTCACAAAAAGATATGTTATCTGAGCTTCTAGAAAACCATGAACAGCTGGTAACAGAATTTAGAAATTATATTCCGGTTTTTGAAAACGAAACCAACGATGCCGGTTCTGCCGATTTTGTTACAGGATTGCTTCAGGAGCATGAAAAAATGGCTTGGATTCTGAGAAGGTACCAGGTTTAA
- a CDS encoding helix-turn-helix domain-containing protein — protein sequence MKLFIKFDINTICSLYLKQNLEQNNVNFTTLGFGEIEIEDNLDAEALENLKSKLAPCGFEVVENQKSVLVQKIKDAIIELVFMDDNNNYKSSVFLAEKLNHSYGYLSNVFSEVTYSSIENFIILQKIERAKQLIIINEMSLTEIAFLLNYSSVAHLSTQFKNTTGITPSAFQRIIKKRRENLK from the coding sequence ATGAAACTATTTATAAAGTTCGACATTAATACAATTTGCTCTCTTTATTTAAAACAAAATCTGGAACAAAACAATGTAAATTTTACAACTCTAGGATTTGGTGAAATTGAAATTGAAGACAATCTTGATGCCGAAGCTTTGGAGAATTTAAAAAGCAAATTGGCTCCATGCGGTTTTGAAGTAGTTGAAAATCAAAAAAGTGTACTCGTACAAAAAATAAAAGACGCGATTATCGAACTTGTATTTATGGACGACAACAATAATTACAAAAGTTCTGTGTTTTTGGCAGAAAAGCTAAACCACAGCTACGGATATTTATCTAATGTTTTCTCAGAAGTAACCTATTCTTCTATTGAAAATTTTATTATTTTACAGAAAATTGAAAGAGCAAAACAATTGATTATTATCAATGAAATGAGTTTGACCGAAATTGCTTTTTTACTCAATTATTCGAGTGTTGCGCATTTGAGTACGCAGTTTAAAAACACAACCGGAATTACTCCATCTGCTTTTCAGAGGATTATTAAGAAACGTAGAGAAAATTTAAAATAA
- a CDS encoding immunity protein Imm33 domain-containing protein, protein MIINNNLYGGFLVSKNVLKGIPILYTYREKSSIKELNGWNILSEIDDENYISNPNNFSIISAESIYKITPVLIEIFNAEYGTDLFWKYENNVHIGFYDLIRGCDTDIDQILKKN, encoded by the coding sequence ATGATAATTAATAACAATTTATACGGCGGTTTTTTGGTCTCAAAAAACGTATTGAAAGGTATTCCAATATTATATACTTATAGAGAAAAAAGCAGTATTAAAGAATTAAATGGATGGAATATTTTATCTGAAATTGATGACGAAAATTACATAAGTAATCCAAATAACTTTTCTATTATTAGTGCTGAATCAATTTATAAAATCACACCAGTTCTAATAGAAATATTTAATGCTGAATATGGAACTGACTTATTCTGGAAATATGAAAACAATGTACATATTGGTTTTTATGATTTGATTAGGGGATGTGATACTGACATCGATCAAATTTTAAAAAAGAATTAA
- a CDS encoding cytochrome c oxidase assembly factor Coa1 family protein — protein MEDSNQLIQKQSWLNRNWKWLIPSGCLTLLLLAALFIGGIFYEVTSVLKDSEAYKESMIAVENNKLVVEKLGSPVETDGMVSGTVTSHNDVRTCDVQVPLKGPKGKATLFVVGEKRGKWKYSEMSVYIENTKEKIDLLQK, from the coding sequence ATGGAAGATTCTAATCAGTTAATACAAAAACAAAGCTGGCTTAACCGAAACTGGAAATGGCTTATTCCCAGCGGTTGTTTAACGCTTTTGCTATTAGCAGCTTTATTTATTGGAGGAATTTTCTATGAAGTAACTTCGGTTCTTAAAGATTCTGAAGCCTATAAAGAATCTATGATAGCTGTAGAGAATAATAAACTCGTAGTGGAAAAACTCGGTTCTCCTGTCGAAACAGACGGAATGGTTTCTGGAACGGTCACTTCACATAATGATGTACGCACTTGCGATGTACAGGTCCCGCTAAAAGGTCCGAAAGGCAAAGCAACTTTATTTGTTGTTGGTGAAAAAAGAGGAAAATGGAAATACAGTGAAATGTCTGTTTATATTGAGAATACAAAAGAAAAAATAGATTTATTGCAGAAATAA
- a CDS encoding response regulator has protein sequence MQKNALHILLADDDEDDRLFFKDAFEEIKIQTNVSFVHDGMQLMDHLMNTDNKLPDILFLDLNMPKKTGKECLIEIKKTDHLKDIIIAIYSTSSSEEDIEDTFIQGANIYIKKPSDFNTLKKIINEVVTVNWHYHTSGLNRDNFLLRLK, from the coding sequence ATGCAAAAAAACGCATTACACATTTTATTGGCCGATGATGATGAAGATGACCGTCTTTTCTTTAAAGATGCTTTTGAAGAAATAAAAATTCAAACTAATGTAAGTTTTGTTCATGACGGTATGCAACTTATGGATCATTTAATGAACACAGACAATAAACTTCCAGATATTTTGTTTCTAGATTTAAACATGCCTAAGAAAACAGGTAAAGAATGTTTAATTGAAATCAAAAAAACAGATCATTTAAAAGATATAATTATTGCCATTTATTCTACTTCTTCGTCCGAAGAAGATATCGAAGATACCTTTATTCAAGGTGCCAATATTTACATCAAAAAGCCAAGCGATTTCAATACACTCAAAAAAATAATTAATGAAGTCGTGACTGTAAACTGGCATTATCATACTTCAGGTTTAAACCGTGATAATTTCTTGCTGCGACTAAAATAA
- a CDS encoding CHASE3 domain-containing protein, with protein sequence MKWIPNFNSSNSLRVIFVIAVFILLFLSSIAYKHNQDLNESSKLVMHTYEINIQLERLMSAIKDAETGQRGYIITRNARFLTPYIYSRDKVNTSFITLKKLTTDNPIQQKNLQKLFKLITQRFVSFENCLKYSDPKTYDKRKLDNHMFGGRILMENIRFKVDEMNDIEKDFLKKRLKIYDSEISLSPLFSISLFLVALSFILLAYRQISRDFERLKVFNKKLLISSGLISESENIGKFSTWQWDLDSDKIDFSDNQFRLLGLEPKSFAPNKATLIKYVHPDDKESVAKAIDGIVDKKHLPFVYYKIVRPDFEVRYFKTTGKLVTDQQGSKILLGINFDITDEHLLNIELQERNKELEKSNKELASFNHVASHDLQEPLRKIQTFISRVSSADKEVMSESGKNYITKIESSAKRMRVLIDDLLLFSRTNTTKKEFIKMNLNELLDNAESELGEVIEEKKAVIQRIGKLPKLSVIPYQIEQLFINLIGNSLKYSQLDVNPEISISSEKVFSADYPEILEQSIKKFHKITFTDNGMGFDPQFKETIFILFQRLHSKTDYPGTGIGLAICKKIVENHKGHITADSTLGKGSVFTVFLPD encoded by the coding sequence ATGAAGTGGATACCAAATTTTAATTCTTCAAACTCTTTGAGAGTTATTTTTGTAATCGCAGTTTTCATTCTGTTATTTCTTTCTTCAATTGCTTACAAACATAACCAGGACTTGAATGAATCGAGCAAACTGGTTATGCACACATACGAAATCAACATCCAGCTCGAGCGGTTAATGTCGGCTATAAAAGATGCAGAAACGGGCCAGCGAGGATATATTATCACTCGCAATGCCCGTTTTTTAACTCCGTATATTTATTCTCGAGATAAGGTAAATACTTCTTTCATTACCTTAAAAAAACTGACTACCGATAATCCGATACAGCAAAAAAATCTTCAGAAGCTCTTTAAACTCATTACTCAGCGTTTTGTTTCTTTTGAAAATTGCCTAAAATACAGCGATCCTAAAACATACGATAAAAGAAAACTAGACAATCATATGTTTGGCGGTCGTATTTTAATGGAAAATATTCGTTTTAAGGTAGATGAAATGAACGATATCGAGAAAGATTTCCTAAAGAAAAGACTTAAAATTTATGATTCAGAAATCTCTTTGAGTCCGCTGTTTTCGATTTCATTATTTCTGGTGGCTTTGAGTTTTATTTTATTGGCATATCGTCAAATTAGCCGCGATTTTGAACGCTTGAAAGTATTCAATAAAAAACTTCTTATTTCTAGCGGTTTAATTTCTGAGTCTGAAAATATTGGTAAATTCAGCACTTGGCAATGGGATTTGGATTCTGATAAAATTGATTTTTCAGACAATCAATTCCGATTATTAGGTCTCGAGCCAAAATCTTTTGCGCCTAATAAAGCCACACTTATCAAATATGTTCACCCTGACGACAAAGAATCTGTCGCCAAGGCAATAGACGGAATTGTAGATAAGAAACACCTCCCGTTTGTGTATTATAAAATTGTGCGTCCAGATTTTGAAGTACGCTATTTTAAAACAACAGGGAAATTGGTAACTGACCAGCAAGGCAGTAAAATTTTGCTTGGAATTAATTTTGACATTACAGACGAACATCTTTTGAATATTGAGCTTCAGGAACGTAATAAAGAGCTAGAAAAAAGCAATAAAGAACTGGCTTCTTTTAACCATGTTGCTAGTCACGATTTGCAGGAACCACTTAGAAAAATACAGACTTTTATTTCTAGAGTTTCAAGTGCCGACAAAGAAGTTATGTCTGAAAGCGGTAAAAATTACATCACAAAAATAGAAAGCTCGGCAAAAAGAATGCGTGTTTTAATAGACGATCTTCTTTTGTTTTCAAGAACAAATACAACCAAAAAGGAATTCATTAAAATGAACCTTAACGAACTTTTGGACAATGCCGAATCTGAATTGGGTGAAGTAATAGAAGAAAAGAAAGCCGTAATTCAGCGTATTGGCAAACTTCCGAAGCTTTCTGTTATTCCATATCAGATCGAACAGCTGTTTATCAATTTAATTGGAAATTCATTAAAATATAGTCAGCTAGATGTAAATCCTGAGATTTCTATTTCGAGCGAAAAAGTATTTTCTGCCGATTATCCAGAAATACTAGAACAGTCTATAAAGAAGTTCCATAAAATCACTTTTACAGATAACGGAATGGGATTTGACCCTCAGTTTAAAGAAACCATTTTTATTCTTTTTCAGCGTCTTCATTCCAAAACAGATTATCCAGGAACAGGAATCGGATTAGCCATCTGCAAGAAGATTGTAGAGAATCACAAAGGTCATATTACAGCCGATAGCACTTTAGGAAAAGGCTCTGTATTTACGGTATTTTTGCCTGATTAA
- a CDS encoding catalase, whose product MESNKKLTTATGTPVPDNQNIQTAGPRGPVLLQDFWFLEKMAHFDREVIPERRMHAKGSGAYGTFTVTHDITKYSKADLFSEIGKKTEMFVRFSTVAGERGAADAERDIRGFAMKFYTNEGNWDLVGNNTPVFFFRDPMKFPDLNHAVKRDPKTNLRSADNNWDFWTLLPEALHQVTIVMSDRGIPRSYREMHGFGSHTFSFINAKNERHWVKFHLVSQQGIENLSDEEAAKLVGGDRESHQRDLFNAIEEGNFPKWKMFVQIMSEEQARTYRFHPFDLTKVWLKGDFPLIPVGEFELNKNPENYFAEVEQAAFNPAHVVPGIGFSPDKMLQGRLFSYGDAHRYRLGVNNYQIPVNASRCPYNSFHRDGAMRVDGNYGGRKHYEPNSFGEWQEQPEVKEPPLAIYGDAYAHNFREDDNDYFTQPGLLFNLLTEEKKQLLFKNTAAQVGGAQKFIQVRHIRNCYQADPAYGAGVANALGMTMDEVNAFDDPRLAIKAR is encoded by the coding sequence ATGGAATCAAACAAAAAATTAACAACTGCAACCGGAACTCCCGTTCCAGACAATCAAAACATTCAAACAGCTGGCCCTCGCGGACCTGTTTTATTACAAGATTTTTGGTTTTTAGAAAAGATGGCGCATTTTGACCGAGAAGTAATTCCGGAAAGAAGAATGCATGCCAAAGGTTCTGGAGCCTACGGAACTTTTACGGTTACACACGACATTACCAAATATTCTAAAGCGGACTTGTTTTCTGAAATTGGCAAAAAAACAGAAATGTTTGTACGTTTCTCCACTGTTGCAGGAGAAAGAGGCGCTGCTGACGCCGAAAGAGACATTCGTGGTTTTGCCATGAAATTTTATACAAATGAAGGAAATTGGGACTTGGTCGGAAATAATACTCCAGTTTTCTTTTTCCGTGATCCGATGAAATTTCCCGATTTGAACCACGCTGTAAAACGCGATCCAAAAACCAATTTAAGAAGTGCTGATAATAATTGGGATTTTTGGACTTTATTGCCAGAAGCTCTTCACCAAGTTACAATTGTAATGAGCGACCGCGGAATTCCGAGATCATATAGAGAAATGCACGGTTTCGGAAGTCATACTTTTAGTTTCATCAATGCGAAAAATGAAAGACATTGGGTAAAATTTCATTTGGTTTCACAACAGGGAATCGAAAATTTATCTGATGAAGAAGCTGCTAAGTTAGTAGGAGGAGACAGAGAAAGCCATCAGAGAGATTTATTTAATGCCATTGAAGAAGGAAATTTCCCGAAATGGAAAATGTTTGTTCAGATTATGTCAGAAGAGCAGGCGAGAACCTATCGTTTTCATCCATTTGATTTAACTAAAGTTTGGTTGAAAGGAGATTTTCCATTAATTCCTGTTGGAGAATTTGAATTAAATAAAAATCCAGAAAATTATTTTGCAGAAGTAGAGCAGGCGGCATTTAACCCAGCTCACGTAGTTCCGGGAATTGGTTTTTCTCCAGATAAAATGCTTCAAGGACGCTTATTTTCTTACGGAGATGCGCATCGTTACCGTTTAGGAGTAAATAATTACCAGATTCCAGTAAATGCTTCTAGATGTCCGTACAATAGTTTCCACAGAGACGGTGCAATGCGTGTAGATGGAAATTATGGAGGCAGAAAACACTACGAACCAAACAGCTTTGGCGAATGGCAGGAACAGCCAGAAGTAAAAGAACCGCCATTGGCAATTTATGGTGATGCTTATGCACATAATTTTAGAGAAGACGATAATGATTATTTTACTCAGCCAGGACTTTTATTCAATTTGCTGACTGAGGAAAAGAAACAGCTTTTGTTTAAAAACACAGCCGCACAAGTAGGAGGAGCACAGAAATTTATTCAAGTCCGTCACATCAGAAACTGCTATCAAGCCGATCCAGCGTATGGTGCCGGCGTAGCAAATGCGTTAGGAATGACAATGGATGAAGTAAATGCCTTTGATGACCCGAGATTGGCGATTAAAGCTAGGTAA
- a CDS encoding DUF4142 domain-containing protein, whose amino-acid sequence MKNQAFAKNDREETEVFFFISTANVSKSIISKSQIAQQKSSDVIVQELSKRIEVQESQLLEAITKMATSKLIVITEINATHKRDLYNLIDASNNNFNNIYLDTMTEAICDQIELLETISRETNDKEILELVLRFLPQQYRLLRETERIKKQNE is encoded by the coding sequence TTGAAGAACCAAGCTTTTGCAAAAAATGACAGAGAAGAAACAGAGGTTTTCTTTTTTATATCTACGGCAAATGTAAGTAAGTCCATTATTTCTAAAAGTCAGATTGCACAACAAAAAAGTTCAGATGTAATTGTTCAGGAATTAAGCAAAAGAATAGAGGTTCAAGAGAGTCAATTGTTGGAAGCAATAACCAAAATGGCTACATCAAAGCTCATTGTCATTACTGAAATAAATGCCACGCACAAAAGAGACCTGTACAACCTCATTGATGCAAGCAATAACAATTTTAACAATATCTATTTAGACACTATGACAGAAGCGATCTGTGACCAGATTGAGCTACTCGAAACCATTTCTAGAGAAACAAATGATAAAGAAATTCTAGAACTAGTTCTTCGCTTTTTGCCACAGCAATACAGACTCTTACGAGAGACTGAACGAATAAAAAAACAAAACGAATAA
- a CDS encoding DUF4197 domain-containing protein codes for MKKILLLAVTFSLTSCAQVQQTLNQLPQIASQIPTTGTVDIASGLKEALNKGITQQVSKLTAVDGFYKNEAVKILMPEELQKVDATLRKVGLSSLADEGIKMLNRAAEDAVKEATPIFVTAVKNMTFTDAKNILLGTDNAATSYLQNSTTTALYAKFNPVIKSSFEKVGADAVWTKIITKYNTIPLVKKVNPDLTDYTTNQALSGVFKMIAVEEKDIRNNLSARTTPLLQKVFAMQDGK; via the coding sequence ATGAAAAAGATTTTACTATTAGCCGTTACATTTTCGCTTACTTCTTGCGCACAGGTACAACAGACTTTAAATCAATTGCCTCAAATCGCATCTCAGATTCCGACTACAGGAACTGTAGACATTGCTTCTGGATTAAAAGAAGCTTTAAATAAAGGAATTACACAACAAGTGAGTAAATTAACCGCTGTAGATGGTTTTTATAAAAACGAAGCTGTAAAAATTTTAATGCCCGAAGAATTGCAAAAAGTAGATGCAACACTTCGTAAAGTAGGTTTAAGCTCTCTTGCAGATGAAGGAATCAAAATGCTGAACCGTGCTGCTGAAGATGCTGTAAAAGAAGCAACTCCGATTTTTGTTACAGCAGTAAAAAACATGACTTTTACAGATGCTAAAAACATTCTTTTAGGAACTGACAATGCTGCAACAAGTTATTTACAAAACAGCACAACAACTGCATTATACGCCAAATTTAATCCAGTAATTAAAAGTTCTTTCGAAAAAGTAGGCGCAGATGCTGTTTGGACAAAAATTATAACAAAATACAACACCATTCCATTAGTAAAAAAAGTAAACCCAGATTTGACTGATTATACAACTAATCAAGCATTGTCTGGTGTTTTTAAAATGATTGCTGTTGAAGAAAAAGATATCAGAAACAACCTCTCTGCACGAACAACGCCTTTATTACAAAAGGTTTTTGCAATGCAGGATGGAAAATAA
- a CDS encoding ABC transporter substrate-binding protein yields the protein MKQIKDQLGTVHTFEIAPKRIISLVPSQTELLYDLGLEEKIIGITKFCVHPFHFKSTKKMVGGTKKIHFEKIKLLEPDIIICNKEENTLEIVEQLSAICPVWVTNIVSIEDNFQMISDFGQLFNCRTEAQKWNDKLAFALSDFKNYIKDIKEKKAAYFIWKNPYMVAGNDTYINELLKLNHFKNIYEDKGRYPEIELKKMRLEGDPDIVFLSSEPYPFKEEDAFEIGRFTHHAKTIFVDGEMFSWHGSRLLKAFSYFKLLHERLKN from the coding sequence ATGAAACAAATCAAAGATCAGTTGGGCACTGTTCATACTTTTGAAATAGCTCCAAAACGTATTATTTCGCTAGTTCCTTCGCAAACCGAATTATTGTATGATTTAGGTTTAGAAGAAAAAATTATCGGAATAACGAAGTTCTGCGTTCATCCGTTTCATTTTAAATCTACCAAAAAGATGGTTGGTGGAACAAAGAAAATCCACTTTGAAAAAATAAAGCTTTTAGAGCCAGATATTATTATCTGCAATAAAGAAGAAAACACCCTGGAGATTGTAGAGCAATTAAGTGCTATCTGTCCAGTTTGGGTTACTAATATTGTTTCTATTGAAGATAATTTTCAGATGATTTCAGATTTCGGACAATTATTCAATTGCAGAACCGAAGCCCAGAAATGGAATGATAAGTTGGCATTCGCTCTAAGCGATTTTAAAAATTATATAAAAGATATAAAGGAAAAGAAAGCAGCCTATTTTATTTGGAAAAATCCATATATGGTGGCTGGAAATGATACTTATATTAATGAGCTTTTAAAACTCAATCATTTTAAAAATATCTACGAAGACAAAGGGCGTTATCCTGAAATCGAATTAAAGAAAATGCGTTTAGAAGGCGATCCTGATATTGTTTTTCTTTCATCAGAACCTTATCCTTTCAAAGAAGAAGATGCTTTTGAAATTGGAAGGTTTACGCATCACGCCAAAACTATTTTCGTAGACGGCGAAATGTTCTCTTGGCACGGCAGCAGATTGCTAAAAGCTTTCTCGTATTTTAAACTGCTTCATGAAAGATTGAAGAATTAA
- a CDS encoding CsbD family protein, which yields MNITEIKGNWNELKGKLKQKFATLTDDDLMFAEGKEDEMYGRLQQKLGKTKEEFHQILSEL from the coding sequence ATGAATATCACCGAGATAAAAGGAAACTGGAACGAGTTGAAGGGTAAACTGAAACAAAAGTTTGCAACGCTAACAGATGACGATTTGATGTTTGCTGAAGGAAAAGAAGACGAAATGTACGGAAGACTTCAGCAGAAACTGGGAAAAACAAAAGAGGAATTTCATCAAATCCTGTCAGAATTGTAA
- the pyrF gene encoding orotidine-5'-phosphate decarboxylase gives MTTQQLHEQILQKKSFLCVGLDPDLTKIPQHLLETEDPIFEFNKAIIDATHDLTVGYKPNTAFFEAYGIKGWMSLQKTINYINENYPDIFTIADAKRGDIGNTSSMYAKAFFEDLNFDSVTVAPYMGKDSVEPFLAFENKHTIMLALTSNEGAFDFQTLNTNGKELYKQVLETSKTWKNSENLMYVVGATKAEYFTEIRKIVPDSFLLVPGIGAQGGSLSEVCKYGMNDKVGLLVNSARAIIYASKGTDFAEKAREEALKVQQEMAEIIGLKFKV, from the coding sequence ATGACAACACAACAACTACACGAACAAATTCTTCAAAAAAAATCATTTTTATGCGTTGGTTTAGATCCAGATCTGACTAAAATTCCGCAGCATTTGTTAGAAACCGAAGATCCTATTTTCGAATTTAATAAAGCAATTATTGATGCAACTCACGATTTGACTGTTGGATACAAACCAAACACAGCTTTTTTTGAGGCATACGGAATAAAAGGATGGATGTCTTTGCAGAAAACAATCAACTATATAAACGAAAATTATCCTGATATTTTTACGATTGCAGATGCAAAACGCGGTGATATTGGCAACACTTCAAGCATGTACGCGAAAGCTTTTTTTGAAGACCTGAATTTTGACAGTGTAACCGTTGCTCCTTATATGGGAAAAGATTCTGTAGAACCTTTCTTGGCTTTCGAAAACAAGCATACCATTATGCTGGCTTTAACTTCAAATGAAGGAGCTTTCGATTTTCAGACTTTAAATACAAACGGGAAAGAATTGTATAAACAAGTTCTAGAAACTTCTAAAACTTGGAAAAACAGCGAAAACTTAATGTACGTTGTGGGTGCAACAAAAGCAGAATATTTTACCGAAATCAGAAAAATTGTTCCAGACAGTTTCTTGTTAGTTCCAGGAATTGGTGCTCAAGGCGGAAGTTTATCTGAAGTTTGCAAATACGGAATGAATGATAAAGTTGGTCTTTTGGTAAATTCTGCAAGAGCGATTATCTATGCGTCAAAGGGAACCGATTTTGCTGAAAAGGCTAGAGAAGAAGCTTTGAAAGTACAGCAGGAAATGGCTGAGATTATTGGTTTAAAGTTTAAAGTTTAA